A genomic stretch from Rubripirellula reticaptiva includes:
- a CDS encoding NAD(P)/FAD-dependent oxidoreductase — protein sequence MTQHILIVGGGAVGLSIAWELANRGLRVTVIDRDKLGRGTSWAAAGILPPANFDSATDPIDQLRGLSHRLFPDWIAKLNNISSIDIGFHRCGGWYLADTPGERAAMVGMTGYWDELGIVCESVDVNEVARREPAIRDWVGRVDATGKQMASAWWVPDEYQIRTPRFLQALAVACRSAGVSVIEDAPVDKIRMSPVNAVLASPPAVRSGDHWFEADAVVMCGGTWTGQIADALQLQQSIVPIRGQVLLLKTDKPLVRSVVNVGHRYVMCRDDGATLVGSCEEEVGFQLGTDEAMLDSLSDFAVSLIPELKSADRLAQWSGLRPLTFDGFPMIGRVPDTTNVYVAAGHFRSGIHLSPGTAVVIADLITGKEPAINLDAFRVGKQQTQPN from the coding sequence ATGACTCAGCACATTCTAATCGTCGGCGGCGGCGCGGTCGGATTGAGTATCGCGTGGGAATTGGCAAACCGTGGCTTGCGAGTCACGGTCATCGATCGCGACAAGCTCGGTCGTGGTACATCATGGGCCGCAGCTGGGATCTTGCCGCCGGCAAATTTTGATTCGGCGACCGACCCTATCGATCAACTACGCGGGCTGTCGCATCGATTGTTTCCAGATTGGATCGCAAAGCTAAACAATATCTCGTCGATCGACATCGGTTTTCACCGTTGCGGCGGATGGTATTTGGCCGATACGCCTGGCGAGCGTGCTGCGATGGTCGGGATGACAGGTTACTGGGACGAACTGGGGATCGTGTGCGAATCGGTGGATGTTAATGAGGTTGCGCGGCGCGAGCCGGCGATCAGAGATTGGGTTGGCCGTGTTGATGCCACTGGAAAACAGATGGCGTCGGCATGGTGGGTGCCAGACGAGTACCAAATTCGAACACCGCGTTTCTTGCAGGCTCTTGCGGTGGCGTGCCGTAGCGCCGGAGTCTCTGTGATTGAAGATGCACCTGTCGACAAGATTCGAATGTCACCGGTAAATGCGGTGCTGGCGTCACCGCCCGCGGTACGCAGCGGCGATCATTGGTTCGAAGCGGATGCGGTTGTGATGTGCGGAGGAACATGGACTGGGCAAATTGCTGACGCCTTGCAACTGCAGCAGTCGATCGTGCCGATTCGCGGACAAGTCCTGTTGCTGAAAACGGACAAGCCATTGGTGCGAAGCGTTGTGAACGTCGGGCATCGGTATGTGATGTGCCGCGACGACGGGGCGACTTTGGTTGGATCTTGCGAAGAAGAGGTCGGGTTCCAGTTGGGGACTGACGAAGCGATGCTAGATTCGTTGTCGGATTTTGCCGTTTCGTTGATTCCTGAATTGAAGTCAGCTGATCGTCTCGCTCAGTGGTCCGGATTGCGGCCGCTGACCTTTGACGGTTTCCCAATGATCGGACGAGTTCCCGATACCACAAACGTGTACGTCGCGGCCGGTCACTTTCGCAGCGGCATCCACTTGTCGCCCGGTACTGCGGTGGTGATTGCCGACTTAATCACGGGTAAAGAACCCGCGATCAACTTGGATGCCTTTCGCGTCGGCAAACAGCAGACGCAACCGAATTAA
- a CDS encoding TIGR04282 family arsenosugar biosynthesis glycosyltransferase translates to MQAVQSESNEARFHLGVMMKYWRPGDVKTRLAASIGEDQAARIHRLFVQQLCLSLRHAGDSRSLVFSPPNAERLLLDELASWGIQDDWSYSVQCHGDLGDRMNHWFRDMGERSLGAQDKEAKESKAGSVILIGADCPTLTQADVEQAALAMLDHDVVLGPAADGGYYLIGMRRHHAASNQLGKIFCDMPWSTADVLSITVDRVARAGLKLALVDQREDIDTIVELNRLRQSLAGDQTPSGIGSGSVSKASIGEFATSGLGDQVERILRGESYPQIPLDRLGNKR, encoded by the coding sequence TTGCAAGCCGTACAATCCGAATCGAACGAAGCTCGTTTTCATCTGGGAGTGATGATGAAGTATTGGCGTCCCGGTGACGTCAAGACACGCTTGGCGGCATCAATTGGCGAAGATCAAGCAGCACGCATACATCGTTTGTTCGTTCAACAGCTTTGTCTCTCGCTTCGTCATGCCGGTGATTCGCGGTCGCTGGTTTTCTCACCCCCGAACGCTGAAAGGTTGCTGCTAGACGAGTTGGCGTCGTGGGGAATTCAAGACGATTGGTCTTATTCAGTTCAATGTCACGGTGATTTGGGAGACCGGATGAATCACTGGTTTCGCGACATGGGCGAGCGTTCATTGGGTGCCCAGGACAAGGAAGCTAAGGAATCGAAGGCCGGCAGCGTGATTTTGATCGGCGCGGACTGTCCCACATTGACGCAGGCCGACGTCGAACAAGCTGCACTGGCGATGTTGGATCATGACGTGGTGTTGGGACCGGCGGCCGATGGCGGATACTATTTAATCGGGATGCGCAGGCATCACGCCGCCTCAAATCAACTGGGTAAAATCTTTTGCGACATGCCTTGGAGCACCGCTGACGTGTTGTCGATCACGGTCGATCGAGTCGCCAGGGCCGGTTTGAAACTGGCGCTGGTGGACCAACGCGAGGACATCGACACCATCGTTGAGCTCAATCGGCTGCGTCAGTCGTTGGCAGGTGACCAGACGCCGTCCGGCATTGGAAGTGGCTCAGTCAGCAAGGCTTCTATCGGCGAGTTCGCGACCAGCGGTCTAGGCGACCAAGTCGAACGCATCCTTCGCGGCGAATCGTATCCTCAAATCCCGCTCGACAGACTCGGAAACAAGCGATGA
- a CDS encoding serine/threonine protein kinase, whose translation MTQQQLTSQRFLEIVAKSGLVDAKATDRLVAKVKEKLDGALPSNPKKLAGLFKKEGLLTSWHIEKLLAGKYKGFFLGKYKLLGHIGTGGMSSVYLAEHVRMGDKRAIKVLPKSRVRDATYLARFQLEAKAIASLNHPNIVMAYDIDNEGDVHYIVMEYVDGLDLQQLVKRDGAMDFSTAASVLGQAARGLEHAHQNGVIHRDVKPANLLIDPHGIVRLLDMGLALVAASDDESLTVANNENVLGTADYLAPEQALNSHKVDHRADIYGLGCTLYFLLTGKAPFSDGTLAQRIAKHQTEMPTSIRQLRPDCPGELEGICVKMIQKDPKYRYQTAADVAEVLEKFAVAVPKGTAVIAGLGSRPGFDDTGSSSISLDDLNRSSIGHGDTISNKNDDTLTSARSKLIREGISSGDSGRLVDVKQRHDIVDGSFLDLQLESGYRPNSEVGSRGNHDGSSGGRSSGSSLSGISGASDVHDQRHQFSNSRPPSDRQRGGKDSHGKDKKGIDPMLIGALVTALFIVALSIGFFLARVTS comes from the coding sequence ATGACACAGCAACAGCTAACCTCGCAACGATTCCTCGAGATCGTCGCCAAGAGCGGCCTCGTTGACGCGAAAGCTACGGACCGGTTGGTCGCGAAGGTCAAGGAAAAGCTAGACGGAGCGCTGCCGTCTAACCCCAAAAAGTTGGCGGGGCTGTTCAAAAAAGAAGGTCTGTTGACGAGCTGGCACATCGAAAAGTTGCTGGCCGGCAAATACAAGGGATTCTTCCTGGGCAAGTACAAATTGCTCGGGCACATCGGCACTGGCGGAATGAGCAGTGTTTATCTGGCCGAACACGTCCGCATGGGCGATAAGCGGGCAATCAAAGTGTTGCCCAAGAGTCGCGTTCGTGACGCGACTTATCTGGCCAGATTTCAGTTAGAAGCCAAAGCGATCGCGTCTCTCAATCACCCAAACATTGTGATGGCGTATGACATCGACAACGAGGGCGACGTTCACTACATCGTGATGGAGTATGTCGACGGGCTGGACCTGCAACAGTTGGTCAAGCGAGACGGCGCCATGGACTTTTCGACAGCCGCCAGCGTGCTTGGGCAAGCAGCACGCGGGCTCGAACACGCTCATCAGAATGGCGTCATCCATCGAGACGTCAAACCGGCAAACCTGTTGATCGATCCCCATGGCATCGTGCGGCTGTTGGACATGGGACTGGCCCTGGTTGCCGCCAGCGACGACGAATCGTTAACGGTCGCTAACAACGAAAACGTGTTAGGCACAGCCGACTATCTAGCGCCCGAACAGGCTCTCAACAGCCACAAAGTCGATCACCGCGCCGACATCTATGGACTCGGCTGTACACTATACTTCTTACTGACTGGCAAGGCACCGTTTAGCGACGGAACTCTTGCCCAACGTATCGCTAAACATCAAACCGAAATGCCAACTTCGATCCGCCAACTGAGGCCCGATTGCCCCGGCGAACTCGAAGGTATCTGCGTCAAGATGATCCAAAAGGATCCAAAGTACCGATACCAGACCGCCGCAGATGTTGCCGAAGTCTTAGAAAAGTTTGCAGTCGCCGTTCCCAAGGGAACGGCAGTTATCGCTGGACTCGGTTCGCGTCCCGGATTTGACGATACCGGTTCATCATCAATCTCGCTGGACGATCTTAATCGTTCATCTATCGGGCATGGTGACACGATCAGCAACAAGAACGACGACACATTGACCAGCGCTCGCAGCAAACTGATCCGCGAAGGGATTAGTTCCGGTGACAGCGGTCGCTTGGTCGATGTCAAACAGCGACACGACATTGTCGACGGTAGTTTTCTGGATCTGCAACTAGAATCTGGCTATCGCCCGAATTCCGAAGTGGGATCAAGAGGGAACCACGATGGTTCATCCGGTGGACGATCGTCTGGCTCTTCGTTGAGTGGAATTTCAGGGGCCTCGGATGTCCACGACCAGCGACATCAATTCTCGAACTCTCGCCCGCCAAGCGACCGACAGCGCGGTGGAAAAGACAGTCATGGCAAGGACAAGAAAGGCATCGACCCCATGTTGATCGGCGCTCTGGTGACTGCGCTGTTCATCGTCGCCTTATCGATCGGCTTCTTCTTGGCTCGCGTGACGAGCTAG